A single region of the Tachyglossus aculeatus isolate mTacAcu1 chromosome X1, mTacAcu1.pri, whole genome shotgun sequence genome encodes:
- the LECT2 gene encoding leukocyte cell-derived chemotaxin-2: protein MFWGKLFLLAALISTVWMAKWNNLCAGRSQNQIRGYDKYGSGAYGAPRGKRVHRGVDVLCSDGSTVYAPFSGVIQSQAKPYGNGNAIDNGIRMTGRGNCVLIFYIKPKKYKGSIKKGDVLGQLLPMQRVYPGIQSHVHIQNCDRSNPTSNL, encoded by the exons ATGTTCTGGGGAAAATTGTTCCTGCTGGCTGCCTTGATTTCAACTG TGTGGATGGCAAAATGGAACAATTTATGTGCGGGCAGGTCTCAGAACCAAATCAGGGGCTACGATAAGTATGGCAGTGGAGCCTATGGCGCCCCAAG AGGTAAGAGGGTTCACAGAGGCGTGGATGTGTTGTGCTCGGATGGAAGTACAGTGTATGCCCCTTTCTCAGGAGTGATTCAGAGTCAAGCCAAACCATATGGAAATGGGAATGCCATCGATAATGGAATTCGAATGACTGGAAGAG GTAATTGTGTTTTGATATTCTACATCAAGCCCAAGAAGTACAAAGGCAGTATCAAGAAGGGAGACGTACTGGGGCAATTATTGCCCATGCAGCGTGTTTATCCTGGGATTCAATcacatgtacatatccagaattgtGACCGCAGTAACCCTACATCCAATTTGTaa